TTGAGGAGCTCCAAGCGGCTTCCTATATGTAGAAGAAAGAGCTTGAGGAGCTCTGGGCGGGGTTTGCTGTTGAGAATGAGGCGTTGATGGAGAATTATCAGCAGCAAATAGACGAGATGTTCTTATTCGGTTACCAGTGTTGCATGAGGAAGAATGGCATTACTCAAGATATCCTCAGTTATCCTTCTGACGAAGATGATGCAACAGTCAACGGCCCCGCCCAAGAAGATAAGGATTCAAATGCAATTAGCCCCTCTGATGGGCAGTGATTATACTTTtgcactttttcctttttcaatcttGCTTTGTCCGAATGTAATGACACTTTTCAATTATCAATACATACTCGTTTCATTCTACTTATGCTTTCTTACTGAACcttatttcttttcattaaatttattgatagTATTGCTTTAAgttagatacattccatgggTAGAGCAAGGGTGTTCCGTCTAAAGTTTTCAGGTGGTAAGCCCTTGAATCTCCAGTCTTAGATGCAACATAGGACTCTTCCCaattttcttggagttttttGGCTCCTTTGTCAATCGTGTTCTCGAAGACCTTTCTGAGGACCAGAGTCTTGATCTTAAAGGCACGCAATCGGGCATTTCGATTGTAGTGGGAAATAACTCTTTATTGATAAGACGTTGTCCGGATAACTGCATTCCCTCTTGCTTCGTCCACCCAATCTATGTGTTTTCAAGTTCATGAATTTCGTCTCTCTGGCCCTGGACGGCCGTCTGGGTTGTGGGCATGCCTATCTCCATTGGGATAACTGCAATCATCCCATAGGCTCTTGCAAAGGGAGTAGTTTATGTTGGTTGTCCAGGTGTCGTTTGATAGGCCCATAGGACTCCAAATAGTTCATCCACCCACcttcttttggttttttcaagcattttcTTCAGCGCAAAGAGTAGGGTTTTGTTTGTTGCCTCTATTTGCTCATTGCTTTGAGGGTAACGTGGAGTggaatacaaattttttatctttaactcCAAACAAAAGGTTCTAAAGGCAATGTTGTTAAATTGTGTTCCGTTATCAGCTATAATTGCTTGCAGGATTCCAAACCAACAGATGATGTTCTTCCAAACAAACTTGGAaacatctttgtctttgatgttGGCATAAGCTTCTGCCTCTACCCATTTTTTGAAGTAATCAGTGGTTACAAGTAGGAATTTTTTCTGAGCGGCAGCAATGGGTAAGAGGTCAACTATGTACATTCCCCATTGCGCGAATGGCCAAGGGTTTGTGACCGAATTGAGGACCTCAGAGTGCATGCGAGGAATGGGAGCATACCTTTGGCATCGATCACATCTTTTGACATAATTCTCGGCATTTTGTCTCATGATAGACCAATAATATCCTTGTGAATGAGCACAGTGCGTCAAAGTGCGCCTACCGATGTGGTTACTGCACACACCTTCATGGAGCTCAAGCAATACATACTGCACTTCTGTATCGTTTAAGCACCTGAAGTATGGACCTCTAAAGGATTACTTGTAGAGGTTGTCCTTGATCAGAGTGAAGTAGTTGGCTTGTATCCGAACCTTATGAGCTTGTTTGCTCTTTTCAGGCAAATCTCCTGTCCGAAGGTATATCTCGATCTCGTGCATCCACCTAACACTTGTTTCACTGGTATTGTATATAAGTACGGTAGCTATTGACGATGCGGCTGGAAGATAGACGAGTAGTAATATTGCTTCTTTTACAGGGAGGGAAACAGTTATTCCTGCTAAAACGCTAGCTTGTACATTTTCTATGCGAAAGATTCTCTTGATTGCccactttttttaatttgtctAAGGTACCTCGTACCTTTGAAAGGTACCGAACCATGCACTCATCCTTGGCTTCGTATTCCCCTTGAATCTACCCAACAACTAGTTGGGAATCACTGCATATTTCAAGCTTGGAAGCTAACAAAGTGAGAACAATGTTTAGTCTGGCTATGATTGCCTCATACTCAGCTTCATTATTAGAGGTTGGAAACCCGAGCTAGATAACATGTTCCAATTGCTCTCCATTTAGTGATCGTAAAAGTAGACCCATTTCGAATCCTGATACCCAAAAGACTCCGTCAACGTGCAGTATCCACCATCCTTCTTGAGAGAGCCTGTAGACTACTGAAGTTTCTGAGGGGTTTCAACTATGAAGTCATTCATGACCTACCATTTCATTGCTAGTTTAAGCTGATATTTACTCTCATACTCACTGAGTTCAATGGCTCATCTCATCATTCTCCTTGATATGTCACGTTTGTGCAGAATGCTTCTGAGTGGTTGATTCATGAGTATAGTCACTTGATGGGCTTGAAAATAAGGACGGAGCTTTCGCGTGACACTTTTTAAGGTCAAGGCTGTTTGCTCCATCTTTGTTCCGCGTCAACCATTACTTTGCTTATGTAGTATATGGGTCTTTGCTCATTGTCTTTCACACAGCGAAACAGAATGGCGCTGACAACACAATCAGATACAACTAGGTACATGTACAATTGCTCACCAGGTTGAGGACTGCTCAAAACGGTGACTGTGTGAGGTAGCGTTTAATCTCATCGAATACTAGCTCACAATCACTCGTCCACCCTGTCATATTAGTTCATTTcaatgtgaggaaaaaaagTCTTAACTTGTGTGTAAATTGGGCTATGAAGTGCCCTAGTGTGGCCAAACGGCGTGTGAGGTATTACAATTCATTTTAACAACTTGGGGCAAATGTTTCCATGACAACTTGGATTTGGTCTAGATTGACTTCTATTCCCCTTTGTGTAACCATGAATCCTAAGAATTTGTCTGCGCTAACTCCAAATGCGCATTTGCCTGGATTAAGCTTCATGTTGTATCCTCTCATTAAGTGAAAGATTTCTTCTAAATGTTGGGCATGCTCACTCCTGGTTCTGCTCTTCACTACAATGTCGTCAATATATACCTCTACTATGTGTCTGATTAGTGGTTTAAATATCTTTGTCATCAGTCTTTGGTAAGTGGCTCCAACATTCTTGAGCCCAAATAGTGTGACTCTATAGCAATACAATATGTGTAGTGTTATGAATACGGTCTTCTTTTCATCTGGTTGGTACATAGGAATTTGGTGGTACCCAAAAAAAACATCTAGGAAAGAGAGCATTCCATGTCTAGTAGTGGAATCCACTATCATTTAGGCAAGTGTCATTCAAGTTAGTGTAATTGACACAGACTCgccatttttctcatttttttagggCCACGACCACGTTTGCTAAACAATCGGGATACTCAACTTCTCTGATAAACCCAGCTACTAGCAACTTGTCTACTTCGACCTAAATGATTTTCTGTCTATCCGAATGGAAGCGTCAGACTTTTTGTCGAATAAGCCTTGATGAGGGTATAATATTACGTCGATGTGAAACTATGGATGGGTGGATCCTGGGTATGTCAGAATGGGTCCATGCGAAGATGTCTTTGTTCTGCGAAATACTCCTTCAAGAGCTTGTACATCTTCTAATGTTAGGAGGGAGCTGACATAGGTAAAATGATCACTTTCTTCTGCGAGATGTATGGTCTGCAAGGGGTCAACCGTGGACAGATCTTTCCCTGTCGGGCTTTGTAATTGCTATTGTTCAACCGCGTCCGCTGGTTTCATGGATGGTTCATTATCGCCAGTGGCTATGGACTCATGCGCTACTTGATAACATTGGCGTGCTGCCAACTGGCTTCCATAGAAGTTGATCTTTCCATCCTCAGTTACATAACTTACCACTTGGTGATACGTAGAGGGGATGACCTTCATGCCATGTAGCCATGTGCACCCCATGATGGCGTTGAAAGGGGACAAGTCTTCTACCACTGAAAATTGCACATTCAAGATAACTGGTTCGGCTTGGACGGGTAGCATGACATATCCCAAAGAGGTGGTTGAAACTCCATTGAATCCTGACAATATCCGCCCGGGATTTTCTAAGGCGAATGGTGGGAACCCTATCTATTTGAATTCGGACATATGTAACAGGTTAGTCGAACTGCCCGAATCAATTAAACTTCGCCTTACATCGAAATCATTGATACCCAATGTCAGGATGAAGGCGTCTTGATGTGGTTGTAACACTCGGTTGGGGTCTATTGAGGGAAAGGTGATTACCCCATCTATTGGGCGCATGCCCCCATCAGCCAATCCGGATTGGATGAAGCTAATCCGCTCTCGTGTGGAGGCAACTCGAAGTAACCTTTGCATTTTTTCGTTTAGagttatatttttcatcaatggCCCCCCCCATGAATGTAGTTGATTACAACTCTAGGAGCCGTTAAAGTTGTAGAGGTTGTGGTAGCCGAATTTCGAGCTACATCCCCACGTTTTTCCTCTGAGCAGACATACTGTTTCAAATGTCCTACTCTTATTAAATTTTTCACTAAGTAGTGGAAGCTTCTACATTGCTCTATGGTATGGTCATGGTCCTTGTGATAGGCACACTTTCTGCTCTAGTCCCTCTTAGTCGAATTTGTCTTAATTGGTTCTAACCATCTAAAATCATATAGATCTCAGATCATGGGAAGAAGTTTGTCATATGAAATGTTGAGGGGGGTGAGGTTGGCTTGGTTCAACTATTGGTGTCCGCTTTGCCCCTTACCTGTTTGCCTTCGTTGGTTTGTGGTCTTAGAGCTCCTGGCTGAGTCGTTTCTGGCAGGTTAATTAGTGACCAGGACCTATTGAGTAGCTACACAGACGTCGTCCTCAAGCATGGAATATTTGGTTGCTCATTTGAACAAATCATCCATTGTTGTTGGAAGCTTCTTGGCGATAAATTCAAAAAAGGGTGTGCCCAGGCAGATACTCCTTTTAAAGATTTGTAGGACGACATCCATGCTATAAAATTCCACTTGGAGTACAACCTGCCCAAACCGCTTCATGAATTCCCTTAGCAATtcattttcctacatttttatgttttgcagggTACTGATGTTCTGATTATGTCATGTTGAGCACAGATATTGTCCCACAAAGGACTCCAACATATCCCGAAAATTGTTCATGGAATTCATCGGGAGACGGTGGAACCACAAAAGAGCCTGACCATGGAGGCTAGCTGGAAAGACCTTGCACAGTAGCGCGTCATTCCCTATGTCAAGGGTCATAAGTTGCCTATAGTACATGATATGGTCAAATGGATCACCGGTTGCATCATACACAGAGAATTTTGGAACTATGAACCCTCTCGGAGGCTCGTAGTTAATGATGTAAGGGTTGAAAGGCGtagagagcatgtcatccaatcGCCTACTAACAGAGCCATGGGGACCCCTACTTACCAGATCCCCTACTTGTTGTTGTACTGGCGGATGGGGAGGCCGGTCTGTTATGAACGGTGCAGTCGAGGAGCCAGGACATGCCTCATGGGCCATCACTACAGGTGGCTTCATCCCCAAGCCAGGCATCTGAGGCCCTAGCCTCGCAAGCATTGCATTCAATAGTTGGGACTTTCTATTGCGCCTCCTTTTTGTTGAGAGAAAAGTGGAGTCGGAGCTTTCATCTTGTTGCACGTGGCAGGCTGGCGTGGATCTTTCCTCAGGCTTCATTTCTTGTTCATTATAAGAAAACTCTGCATTTCTAGGATATGTCGCCTCCTCATTTTGTCTGGAGTTCGTACATTAACTCCTAAGCTGTCGGCTACAAGGGGGGCCTAATGAGGACTCTTGAATATGCAACACTTCGTTATCTTCCCTGAATCTCCTTGTCTCATAGAGTAGGGCCTACATCTGTCTCTCGCTCTTGCGCTGGTGTCTTTCCATACTTTTGTGCTAGTTGAAGGAGCCCTAGCTACCCATGGCCGACAATGGACTTCTTGAAGGTGTAGACATTTGTATTTCCTTCCCACAGACGACACCAATGTTGATACCAGGTCAACTGATGATGGATTCCTCTCTTATATGTGGTAGCGAAAGCTCTTGTTCTGGTGTCGCAATTTGGGATTTTGCTTTCCCTGCACAAAAATGTCCGGACAGGTTGTCCGGACATACCATTCGAAGCCTAAGTCAAACTTtgggaatgaaaagaaaaccctttagaaaaagaaagagagaaagaaagcaaGTGAGAGAATTCACAGTGTTGTCTTCCCCCTGGCATTCTGTTTCAGTAGGGTTTTTATAGTGTTCAAAGGTGGAGGACACAGTAATGTTGTGCTGGCCCTTAACTCAACGTCGTAATGATGATTGGGCGGTAGCGACAGGGCAATCATCACAATTGCAAGGTGGTTGGCAACTGCATCAGATGACACGTCATGATGCAGCTTGTCATCCCTGTAATCCCGTTGAAGGTCTAGGACTGGACATGCCTGTCCACTAATGTAGACATAAGGATGAGAAGAGTTCTATTAGTCATTGCAGTATCAGATAGCCATTGTCTCACATATCAGAGAGGATTTGGGACTGTAAGGGAGATATGGTTTGCTCGGTGGTGCAAATGGTCCAGACAAGTTGTCTCCGGATGCCTTGAAGGTTGTCCGATCAGTGATGAAAGAAGTGACACACGTGGTCCAATTGGAACGATGTCATGTGGACAGACACGTGGAAGTATTCATGGGTGGACACGTAGGATAAGGCCCCCACAGAAGTGACCCTTAATGAACAAAGTTCACGTGATGCTTGGTCTTGGTGACATGGCTATTCCCGCCATGCTTTTGGCTTTAGTTCTCTGTTTTAATCATAGAAAAAGCAGGGATTCAGCAAGTTCCTTAGATATACTTTCAGCTAAATGGCACAAATATATGCAATTAGACTTGTAACTGCTTTGGCAGCTAGTGTTTTGACTCATCACCAACAAAACCTACCACTTTGCACCTCAGGCCCACACTCTTACATGACCACCCTTTGCATGTAAtgcccttttttttcttaattcccCATTCAtgctttcaaatattaattttcaatgccaatttttaagtttaattttaaaattttcaatctcaaacaattcttcaaaattccaattttcaaaactttgatcttcaaataattttcaaaactccaatttccaaatttaattctcaaaacttccattttcaaataatctttcaaaattccaatttttaaatttaattttcaaaacttcaattttcaaacaattttcaaaacctcaatctctaaatttaatttttaaaattccaatgtTCAAAACTTCAGTTTCcagatttaattttcaaaacttctgtttttaaataatttttcaaaattccaattttcaaatttaattgtcaaaacttccattttcaaatcattttccaaaattttgattatcaaatctaattttcaaaacttccattttcaaaattccaaatttcaaatttaattcttaagaaatttcattctcaaataatttttaaaattccaattttcaaaacttctattttcaaataatttttcaaaattccaattttcaaatttaattttcaaaacttacatttccaaataattgttcaaaattccaattttaaaatttaatttttaagatttcaattttcaaaactctagttttctttcaaataattttaattcaacttcagttttcaaatatttttaattctacaacttttcatcttttattagggttttaggtcaaaaaaatctcgtttttaataaacttgctacatttcccttcaggtaagcactttcactaattttctttgattttcaaatattcttttatttctcttgattttaaataaatatgaagacaattttcataattccaaaataatggaatttgtgggattaattcatacaaaataaattgggctttggtgggggcccaacatttataacatttctttcgaaaataattcaaatgaattgcatgattgatattgtttgattttgattggttttgtgagatatattttacatttatcaTTGTGTACTAACTTTTTTCATGATAATGCTTTATTACCTACTATTAAGGTATGCTCTCattctcactttgtttattttgatctatgatcattttcggtatccattgatctcctaattaattgtcatatttatctcaccttatttagtagagatcC
Above is a genomic segment from Vitis riparia cultivar Riparia Gloire de Montpellier isolate 1030 chromosome 7, EGFV_Vit.rip_1.0, whole genome shotgun sequence containing:
- the LOC117917359 gene encoding uncharacterized protein LOC117917359, producing MQRLLRVASTRERISFIQSGLADGGMRPIDGVITFPSIDPNRVLQPHQDAFILTLGINDFDIGFPPFALENPGRILSGFNGVSTTSLGYVMLPVQAEPVILNVQFSVVEDLSPFNAIMGCTWLHGMKVIPSTYHQVVSYVTEDGKINFYGSQLAARQCYQVAHESIATGDNEPSMKPADAVEQ